One region of Bacillus pumilus genomic DNA includes:
- the pckA gene encoding phosphoenolpyruvate carboxykinase (ATP): MNSVDLKEDLQSLLSLENTHQNLSVPKLVEKILARDEGVLTSTGAVRATTGAYTGRSPKDKFIVKEESSEHKIDWGQVNQPISKEAFDRLYTKVVSYLKERDELFVFEGFAGADERYRMPITVVNEFAWHNLFAKQLFIRPDGSTPSSNEKPFTILSAPHFKADPETDGTNSETFIIVSFEKRTILIGGTEYAGEMKKSIFSVMNYLLPEQDILSMHCSANVGQEGDVALFFGLSGTGKTTLSASASRKLIGDDEHGWSGSGVFNIEGGCYAKCVNLSEEKEPQIYKAISFGSVLENVVLDEETREADYDDTFFTENTRAAYPIEMIDNIVTPSIAGHPSAIVFLTADAFGVLPPISRLTKEQAMYHFLSGYTSKLAGTERGVTSPETTFSTCFGSPFLPLPAHVYAEMLGKKIDEHGAKVFLVNTGWTGGGYGTGKRMNLAHTRAMVQAAIEGDLDNAEMITDDIFGLHIPLHIPGVPDEVLQPSKTWDDQEAYQEKAHFLANEFKKNFQKFSHAASDIEAKGGPLV, encoded by the coding sequence ATGAACTCAGTGGATTTAAAAGAAGATTTGCAGTCATTGCTCTCATTAGAAAATACGCACCAAAATTTATCTGTTCCGAAACTTGTTGAAAAGATTTTGGCACGTGATGAAGGCGTTTTAACATCAACAGGAGCTGTCCGTGCTACAACGGGTGCCTACACAGGACGTTCGCCTAAAGATAAATTTATCGTGAAAGAAGAAAGCTCTGAACATAAAATTGATTGGGGTCAAGTCAACCAGCCGATTTCTAAAGAAGCATTTGACCGTTTATATACAAAGGTTGTGTCATACTTAAAAGAACGTGATGAACTATTCGTCTTTGAAGGATTTGCCGGTGCAGATGAAAGATACCGTATGCCAATTACAGTGGTAAACGAATTTGCATGGCACAATCTCTTTGCAAAGCAGCTATTCATCAGACCTGACGGATCAACACCTTCTTCAAACGAAAAACCGTTCACCATCTTATCTGCACCGCATTTTAAAGCAGATCCTGAAACAGATGGCACAAACTCTGAAACGTTTATTATCGTTTCTTTTGAAAAACGTACCATTCTGATCGGTGGAACAGAGTATGCAGGAGAGATGAAAAAGTCCATCTTCTCTGTCATGAACTACCTGCTTCCTGAGCAAGATATTTTATCCATGCACTGCTCAGCAAACGTCGGTCAAGAAGGCGATGTCGCACTATTTTTCGGCCTTTCAGGTACTGGGAAAACGACGCTTTCTGCAAGCGCAAGCCGCAAGCTGATCGGTGACGATGAACACGGCTGGTCTGGCTCAGGAGTCTTCAATATTGAGGGCGGATGCTATGCGAAATGTGTGAACTTAAGCGAAGAAAAAGAACCGCAAATCTACAAAGCCATCAGCTTCGGATCAGTTCTTGAAAATGTTGTGCTTGATGAAGAAACACGTGAAGCGGATTATGATGACACGTTCTTTACTGAAAACACACGCGCTGCTTACCCAATCGAAATGATTGATAACATCGTGACGCCAAGTATCGCAGGACACCCATCTGCCATTGTCTTCTTAACAGCTGATGCATTTGGCGTTTTACCTCCAATCAGCCGTTTAACAAAAGAACAGGCGATGTACCATTTCTTGAGCGGTTACACAAGTAAATTAGCAGGAACTGAGCGCGGTGTCACATCACCAGAAACGACATTCTCTACTTGCTTCGGTTCACCATTCTTGCCGCTTCCAGCTCACGTCTATGCTGAAATGCTTGGCAAGAAAATTGATGAGCACGGCGCAAAAGTATTCCTTGTGAATACAGGTTGGACTGGCGGAGGCTATGGTACAGGCAAACGTATGAACCTAGCGCATACAAGAGCAATGGTGCAAGCAGCGATCGAAGGCGACCTCGACAACGCCGAAATGATCACTGATGACATCTTTGGATTACACATCCCGCTTCATATTCCTGGCGTTCCAGATGAAGTGCTTCAACCTTCTAAAACATGGGATGACCAAGAGGCTTATCAAGAAAAAGCACACTTCCTTGCCAATGAATTTAAAAAGAACTTCCAAAAATTCAGCCACGCAGCAAGTGACATTGAAGCCAAAGGCGGACCACTCGTATAA
- a CDS encoding DUF2584 domain-containing protein, with product MGMPVEFNTMIVTKGKETRIEENVFELMKEGYRIYPLNIPLEVRKTKDGEKTGTAHVEKLELTDNVTKVTYRLVSLHSTN from the coding sequence ATGGGAATGCCTGTTGAATTTAATACAATGATTGTCACGAAGGGAAAAGAGACAAGAATTGAAGAGAATGTATTTGAGCTCATGAAGGAAGGGTACCGCATTTATCCATTAAATATTCCGCTTGAGGTGCGTAAAACGAAAGACGGAGAAAAAACAGGGACAGCACACGTTGAAAAGTTAGAGCTTACAGACAATGTGACAAAGGTCACTTACCGTCTCGTCTCATTACATTCAACAAACTAA